The following proteins come from a genomic window of Methanocella conradii HZ254:
- a CDS encoding amylo-alpha-1,6-glucosidase: MISFGSDLHSYGFASRKEFIMPAGDAYCSSSLAGNTRKYHGMLVAGRRVLLSFFEEHVNGKRISVARYAGALQDEGLRYLNGYRHYPPAFYYMVDGVSIKKSMEFDGGLTVRYDVCGEAELIIRPLMTDRGYHETRRNVTLDVIYSNNGFKAGRLSVWSSLPFIRDPQVYYGVLYERDAERGYDHVEDLFSPGYFKGVVKGSEALVRAIVDGLEGKPEGFKVAGDAIGVLETAADGFLVGDTVYAGYHWFAEPWGRDTFVSLPGLLLERCRFEDAKRVFRYFAGHIKGGLIPNRIPGGYNSSDAPLWFIYALGKYFEKAEDPKFLEESKEYVENIMSGYPDSEAARLEGALISVKPETTWMDTPFTPRMGKPVEVNALWVNAIQVAEKMGVEPPVRPAAALREFGRFWNEKKGCLYDVIDPADDAVRPNQAIPLAMGLVERKKASSAMEVIRRELLTPFGLRTLSPRESGYIGRYEGDASYHNGCVWPWLMGFYIEASLKLGEPKEKLAELLEPLLLHIQDAGLGTISEIFDGDPPHEPNGCISQAWSVAEVLRAYKMVKNEDFKA, translated from the coding sequence ATGATATCCTTTGGCAGCGACCTGCATTCATATGGCTTCGCCAGCCGAAAGGAGTTTATCATGCCAGCGGGCGATGCCTACTGCTCTTCTTCGCTCGCCGGCAATACCAGGAAGTACCATGGCATGCTGGTGGCGGGCAGGCGCGTCCTGCTGTCCTTTTTCGAGGAGCACGTCAACGGTAAGCGGATATCCGTCGCCAGGTACGCCGGGGCGCTTCAGGACGAGGGCCTGCGATACCTGAATGGGTACCGGCATTACCCGCCAGCCTTCTACTATATGGTGGATGGCGTCTCGATTAAGAAGTCAATGGAGTTCGACGGCGGCCTCACGGTCCGCTATGACGTGTGCGGGGAGGCCGAGCTTATTATAAGGCCACTCATGACTGACCGTGGATATCATGAGACCAGGCGTAACGTCACGCTGGATGTCATTTATTCGAATAATGGCTTTAAGGCCGGAAGGCTCTCGGTGTGGTCGAGCCTTCCGTTCATCCGCGACCCCCAGGTTTATTATGGCGTGCTATATGAGCGTGATGCTGAGAGGGGGTATGACCACGTTGAAGACCTTTTCTCGCCCGGATATTTCAAGGGCGTGGTGAAAGGCTCTGAAGCGCTGGTTCGTGCCATCGTGGATGGCCTGGAGGGTAAGCCGGAAGGCTTCAAGGTGGCAGGTGATGCCATTGGCGTGCTCGAGACGGCCGCCGATGGCTTCCTCGTGGGGGATACGGTCTACGCGGGCTACCACTGGTTCGCAGAGCCATGGGGAAGGGATACGTTCGTAAGCCTGCCAGGGCTATTGCTGGAAAGGTGCAGATTCGAAGATGCCAAGAGGGTTTTCCGCTACTTTGCCGGGCACATCAAGGGCGGCCTGATCCCCAACAGGATACCTGGCGGCTATAATTCGAGCGACGCTCCCCTATGGTTTATCTATGCCCTGGGTAAATATTTTGAAAAAGCCGAGGACCCTAAATTTTTAGAGGAATCCAAAGAATATGTCGAGAATATCATGAGCGGCTATCCTGATAGTGAGGCAGCCAGGCTAGAAGGCGCCCTTATATCAGTCAAGCCTGAGACTACATGGATGGATACTCCTTTCACTCCCAGGATGGGAAAGCCCGTGGAGGTGAACGCCCTCTGGGTCAACGCCATTCAAGTCGCCGAAAAAATGGGGGTGGAGCCGCCTGTCAGGCCCGCCGCCGCCCTGAGGGAGTTCGGCAGGTTCTGGAACGAGAAAAAGGGGTGCCTTTATGACGTCATAGACCCTGCGGATGATGCGGTTAGGCCGAACCAGGCCATACCGCTCGCTATGGGGCTGGTGGAGAGGAAAAAGGCTAGCTCCGCCATGGAAGTAATCCGGCGGGAGCTTTTGACGCCCTTCGGCCTGAGGACCCTATCGCCACGTGAAAGCGGCTACATTGGCAGGTATGAGGGCGACGCTTCATACCATAACGGGTGCGTATGGCCCTGGCTCATGGGCTTCTATATAGAGGCGTCGCTGAAGCTTGGAGAGCCCAAGGAAAAGCTGGCGGAATTGCTGGAGCCTTTGCTCTTGCACATACAGGACGCCGGATTAGGCACGATATCCGAGATATTCGACGGGGACCCCCCTCACGAGCCCAACGGCTGTATATCCCAGGCCTGGAGCGTTGCCGAGGTCCTCAGGGCCTACAAAATGGTAAAAAATGAGGATTTTAAAGCTTAA
- a CDS encoding C1 family peptidase, whose translation MKSINGKYWMGWRPDYPDFRDYTVANDNVKPMFGKVGVLDADGTSLPKSVDLRKWCSPVEDQGMLGSCTANAGVGLVEYFERKAFGKHIDASRLFLYKATRTLMHETGDTGAFLRTTMGALALFGVPPEEYWPYDVSRFDEEPVTFCYAFAQNYQSIKYVRLDPANTPSKETLGQVKANLAAGMPAMFGFTVYSSITQAEKDGKIPFPSKGERIEGGHAVLAVGYDDALKVKNEMDGRQTTGAFLIRNSWGIGWGCEGYGWLPYEYALKGLAEDWWTLIDGKWVDTGEFKL comes from the coding sequence ATGAAGTCAATTAATGGTAAATACTGGATGGGCTGGCGCCCCGACTATCCGGACTTCAGGGATTATACGGTGGCAAACGATAACGTGAAGCCCATGTTTGGGAAGGTTGGCGTGCTGGACGCGGATGGCACGTCATTGCCAAAGTCGGTAGATTTAAGAAAATGGTGCTCTCCCGTGGAGGATCAGGGCATGCTTGGCTCATGCACTGCTAACGCCGGCGTGGGGCTGGTGGAGTATTTCGAGCGCAAGGCATTCGGTAAGCATATAGACGCTTCAAGGCTTTTCCTCTATAAGGCTACGAGGACGCTGATGCATGAAACGGGGGATACGGGGGCGTTTTTGCGCACCACCATGGGTGCCCTGGCGCTATTCGGCGTCCCGCCCGAGGAGTACTGGCCATACGACGTCTCGAGGTTTGATGAGGAGCCTGTAACCTTTTGCTATGCCTTCGCGCAGAACTATCAGTCGATTAAGTATGTCAGGCTGGATCCGGCGAATACGCCTTCAAAGGAGACGCTCGGCCAGGTTAAGGCAAACCTGGCTGCCGGGATGCCGGCCATGTTCGGCTTTACAGTTTATAGCTCGATAACGCAAGCCGAAAAGGATGGAAAGATACCATTCCCGTCAAAGGGGGAGAGGATTGAAGGGGGCCATGCTGTCCTGGCGGTGGGCTATGATGATGCCCTAAAAGTGAAAAATGAGATGGATGGCAGGCAGACCACTGGCGCCTTCCTGATAAGGAACTCGTGGGGCATCGGGTGGGGCTGCGAAGGCTATGGCTGGCTGCCCTACGAGTATGCGTTGAAAGGGCTTGCCGAGGATTGGTGGACTTTGATAGACGGCAAGTGGGTGGATACGGGCGAGTTTAAGCTTTAA
- a CDS encoding glycoside hydrolase family 57 protein, producing the protein MSKLCLGFEVHQPYRLDPAFNPQNGKARDLESLYFSPQNKEILERVADKCYIPATQIVLESLDKGFKCAFSLSGTVVEQLEKWRPDALELFRQVARHRNAELLSQTYYHSVASLFSDLEEFELQVRLHKRAMKSIFGVTPKVMENTEFIFNNAIAKSASQMGFTAVYTEGVERVLGWRSPNYVYSCSGVKLLMRNYRLSDDVAFRFNNRDWDQYPLTADKFASWVASSPGDYVNVFVDYETFGEHHWADTGIMDFLKWLPVECENRGVEFLMPSEAAEIEPKEELSIEETISWADVEKDASAWLGNTIQYTALKAIQRAKAYAYNKKIWRYLQTSDHFYYMASKFGACAEVHSYFSPGACQPYDSFATYMKILAHYERTYASRTRRKAAAMELRALEPAEAFHFFTPTAYTGFTAYGLDDLSDLLNYVPKDSVEHHMARGDFSRWIEDVLGDKELAEAVAACKTRLEVVEVIEKKREELWKSLK; encoded by the coding sequence ATGAGTAAATTATGTTTAGGATTTGAAGTACATCAACCATACCGGCTGGACCCAGCGTTCAACCCCCAAAACGGTAAAGCCAGGGACCTTGAAAGCTTATATTTTAGCCCCCAGAACAAGGAGATACTGGAGAGGGTAGCGGATAAATGCTACATACCGGCCACACAGATAGTCCTCGAAAGCCTCGACAAAGGCTTTAAGTGCGCCTTCAGCCTGTCCGGCACTGTGGTCGAACAGCTCGAAAAGTGGAGGCCCGACGCGCTGGAGCTTTTCAGGCAGGTCGCCCGCCACAGGAACGCAGAACTGCTCTCACAGACTTACTATCACAGCGTTGCAAGCCTCTTCAGCGACCTGGAAGAGTTCGAGCTTCAGGTCAGGCTCCATAAAAGGGCGATGAAGTCAATTTTTGGGGTCACGCCAAAAGTGATGGAGAACACCGAGTTCATCTTTAATAATGCCATAGCGAAGTCAGCGAGCCAGATGGGGTTCACGGCTGTCTATACTGAGGGCGTGGAGAGGGTCCTCGGCTGGAGAAGCCCCAACTACGTGTACTCGTGCAGCGGGGTAAAGCTCCTCATGCGTAACTATCGGCTCTCAGATGACGTTGCGTTCCGGTTTAATAATAGGGATTGGGACCAGTACCCGCTGACTGCGGATAAGTTCGCTTCATGGGTCGCCTCGTCGCCCGGCGACTACGTAAACGTGTTCGTGGACTACGAGACCTTCGGGGAGCATCATTGGGCCGACACGGGCATAATGGATTTTCTCAAGTGGCTGCCGGTCGAGTGCGAGAATAGGGGGGTTGAGTTCCTGATGCCCTCCGAGGCGGCAGAGATAGAGCCGAAAGAGGAATTAAGCATAGAGGAGACCATATCATGGGCGGACGTTGAAAAGGACGCGTCGGCGTGGCTCGGCAATACCATACAGTACACGGCGCTAAAGGCCATACAGCGGGCAAAAGCATATGCTTATAACAAGAAGATATGGCGATACCTGCAGACTAGCGATCATTTCTACTACATGGCGTCGAAGTTCGGCGCGTGCGCCGAAGTCCACAGCTACTTCAGCCCGGGGGCCTGCCAGCCATACGACTCGTTTGCCACGTACATGAAAATCCTTGCCCACTATGAGCGCACTTATGCATCGAGGACGAGGCGGAAGGCCGCCGCCATGGAGCTTCGGGCGCTGGAGCCGGCTGAAGCCTTCCACTTCTTCACGCCCACCGCCTATACGGGCTTTACAGCTTATGGCCTCGACGACCTGAGCGACCTTCTTAACTACGTGCCCAAAGACTCGGTCGAGCATCACATGGCCCGCGGGGACTTCTCGCGGTGGATAGAGGACGTGCTCGGGGATAAGGAGCTGGCCGAAGCGGTCGCCGCATGCAAGACCCGCCTCGAGGTGGTGGAGGTAATAGAAAAGAAGAGGGAAGAGCTTTGGAAAAGCTTAAAATAG
- a CDS encoding glycosyltransferase family 4 protein produces the protein MEKLKIAFFCWESVYSEKIGGLSPGATYLAETLAKDHEVHFFTRGGEDRDIKRVHYHYCRPYANNIVEFCKNMSDAMVDMFRLYDSPRFDVLHFHDWHVVEALHRLRERNTVLTYHSTEFGRIGGRFGEWWESKEIAGKEWYGGLIAKRVTAVSQTLKNEVMWLYRVPEEKIEVVNNGIFPEAYDANIDAGEVKKAYGIHPFAPLVFFIGRMEYQKGPDMLIEAVPRVLAEHWDAQFIMAGEGSMKHQLEARARERGLPVRFLGYIPDSEYVRLLHASDAIVIPSRNEPFGLVLLEAWSAKRPVVACDVGGLAENIDNFVNGVKVHQNPESIAWGINFVLNGGSGVAGYGWNGWKKVDRMFRWEVIARKMLDVYRKVIT, from the coding sequence TTGGAAAAGCTTAAAATAGCGTTCTTTTGCTGGGAGTCCGTCTACTCGGAGAAGATCGGCGGCCTGTCTCCAGGGGCGACTTACCTGGCCGAGACGCTGGCAAAAGACCACGAGGTGCATTTTTTCACGAGGGGAGGGGAGGACAGGGATATCAAGAGAGTACACTATCATTACTGCAGGCCATATGCTAACAACATCGTGGAGTTTTGTAAGAACATGAGCGACGCGATGGTTGATATGTTCAGGCTGTATGATAGCCCCAGGTTTGACGTCCTCCATTTTCATGATTGGCACGTCGTGGAGGCGCTGCACCGGCTTCGGGAGCGTAACACCGTGCTGACTTACCACTCGACGGAGTTCGGGCGCATCGGCGGCAGGTTCGGCGAGTGGTGGGAGTCGAAGGAGATAGCGGGCAAGGAGTGGTATGGGGGGCTGATAGCGAAACGGGTTACGGCCGTCTCGCAAACGCTTAAGAACGAGGTCATGTGGCTTTACAGGGTGCCCGAGGAGAAGATAGAGGTGGTAAATAACGGGATTTTTCCGGAGGCGTATGACGCCAATATAGACGCGGGCGAGGTTAAAAAGGCCTATGGGATACACCCCTTTGCCCCGCTTGTATTTTTCATCGGCCGCATGGAATACCAGAAGGGGCCGGACATGCTAATCGAGGCCGTACCCAGGGTCCTCGCCGAGCACTGGGATGCCCAGTTCATCATGGCCGGCGAGGGCAGCATGAAGCATCAGCTCGAGGCACGGGCCCGCGAACGGGGGCTGCCCGTCAGGTTTTTAGGGTACATACCCGACTCGGAGTACGTTCGCCTGCTGCACGCCAGCGATGCGATCGTAATCCCCAGCAGGAACGAGCCTTTCGGCCTCGTTCTCCTCGAGGCGTGGAGCGCCAAGCGGCCGGTGGTGGCGTGCGACGTCGGGGGGCTGGCCGAGAACATCGACAACTTCGTGAACGGCGTAAAGGTGCACCAGAACCCCGAGTCGATAGCCTGGGGAATAAATTTCGTCTTGAATGGCGGCAGCGGCGTGGCCGGCTATGGCTGGAACGGCTGGAAGAAGGTCGACCGCATGTTCCGCTGGGAAGTTATCGCGAGAAAGATGCTAGACGTCTATAGAAAGGTGATAACTTGA
- a CDS encoding AIM24 family protein encodes MARYTIGDFVSQTAQKDRGEGLFELENDRMLEVNLNGMVWAKLGSMVAYRGAVRFEREGMLDHGLGTLLKKAVTGEGAHLMRAAGNGKLYLADEGKRISILNLQNQSIYVNGNDLLAFEPSLKYDIKLMRRVSTMMAGGLFNIRLEGTGMAAITTYYDPVTLMVTPDSPVSTDPNATVAWSGSLYPELKTDITFKTLLGRGSGETFQMEFRGSGFVVVQPYEEVYFQVAQGQSH; translated from the coding sequence ATGGCACGATACACGATAGGGGATTTTGTATCCCAGACGGCACAGAAGGATAGGGGCGAAGGACTGTTCGAGCTTGAGAACGACCGCATGCTCGAGGTCAACCTGAACGGCATGGTGTGGGCCAAGCTAGGCTCTATGGTGGCGTACCGTGGCGCGGTCAGGTTCGAGCGGGAAGGCATGCTGGACCATGGCCTGGGAACGCTGCTGAAAAAGGCCGTCACCGGTGAGGGCGCGCACCTCATGCGAGCGGCGGGAAACGGCAAGCTATACCTGGCCGACGAGGGGAAGCGCATATCCATCCTGAACCTGCAGAACCAGTCTATATACGTGAATGGGAACGACCTGCTCGCATTCGAGCCTTCCCTGAAGTACGATATCAAGCTCATGCGAAGGGTTTCCACTATGATGGCTGGCGGCCTATTCAACATAAGGCTTGAGGGCACCGGCATGGCCGCCATCACGACTTACTATGACCCGGTCACTTTAATGGTTACGCCGGACAGCCCGGTTTCGACCGACCCCAACGCTACGGTCGCATGGTCGGGCTCGCTATACCCTGAGCTCAAGACGGACATCACGTTTAAGACGCTCCTGGGCAGGGGAAGCGGGGAGACCTTCCAGATGGAGTTCCGCGGGAGCGGCTTCGTCGTAGTCCAGCCTTACGAGGAGGTCTACTTCCAGGTGGCGCAGGGACAATCCCATTAA
- a CDS encoding HhH-GDP family DNA glycosylase has product MREWWQKLDVSELVSSMGEPYSKMLGIDLRMGDAEYVKWLLASILYAKPIREESATRTFKEFEASGLVDAKAIAEAGWDRLVTVLDKGGYTRYDFSTAARLLEVFGNLLKEYGGSLQRLYEASADEEDLERRLMGLGRGVGPITVSIFLRDMRSVWPKARPKPTPRVRKAMSLLGIGNLEDYARRHGLDIVRLETALHRYSRTLKERPQ; this is encoded by the coding sequence ATGCGAGAATGGTGGCAGAAGTTGGACGTGAGCGAGCTCGTAAGCAGTATGGGCGAGCCCTACTCGAAGATGCTTGGAATAGACCTCCGCATGGGGGACGCTGAATATGTAAAGTGGCTACTGGCGTCTATACTGTACGCTAAGCCCATCCGCGAGGAGTCGGCGACCAGGACATTCAAGGAGTTCGAGGCGAGCGGGCTGGTGGACGCTAAAGCCATAGCGGAGGCGGGGTGGGACCGGCTTGTTACAGTGCTGGATAAGGGCGGCTACACCCGATACGACTTCAGCACGGCAGCAAGGCTTCTCGAGGTCTTCGGAAACCTGCTGAAAGAATATGGGGGGAGCCTCCAGCGGCTCTACGAGGCGTCCGCTGATGAGGAAGACCTTGAGCGGAGGCTCATGGGGCTGGGCAGGGGCGTCGGGCCGATCACGGTCTCCATATTTTTGAGGGACATGCGGAGCGTGTGGCCTAAGGCAAGGCCAAAGCCGACGCCACGCGTCAGGAAGGCGATGTCGCTGCTGGGAATAGGCAACCTGGAGGATTACGCGAGAAGGCATGGGCTGGACATCGTCAGGCTTGAGACGGCGCTTCACCGCTATTCCAGAACGCTAAAGGAGCGCCCTCAATGA
- a CDS encoding beta-CASP ribonuclease aCPSF1, whose product MGIEDVLSDLKAKIQDKLPKGITISGLEFEGPELVIYTTDPKAFADNGDIIRSLAKDLRMRIVVRPDPKMLAEPEEAIKKIAEIVPPESGVTNHYFDTETGEVIIEAEKPGLVIGRHGSTLREITKHIGWTPKVVRTPPIESTTVRDIRQYLRNVKDERKAILQVIGRKIHRPITSKEQWIRITTLGGCKEVGRSSFLLSTPETRILIDCGVNTGAESNGTPYLYVPEVSPLSSIDAVVLTHAHLDHSGMIPLLFKYGYDGPVYMTPPTRDLMALLQLDYIEVANREGKRPPYDSAMIRETLKHTITLNYGDVTDIAPDIRLTFYNSGHILGSAIAHFHIGEGLYNVAFSGDFKYEKTRLFDPAVNQFPRIETMVMEATYGGMHDIQPSRREAEMEIQNIIKKTLQRGGKVLIPTFAVGRSQEVMIVLEEAIRKGFIDKVPVYLDGMIWEATAIHTTYPEYLNVELQDMIFHKGQNPFLSPAFVQVDSPQKREAILADPSPCIVLATSGMMNGGPVMEYFKQYGADKKNTLIFVGYQAEGTMGRRIQKGWTEIPISTEGGKTEVMKVEMEVATVDGFSGHSDRRQLMEWVKRMDPRPERIITNHGDENKCLDLASSIYKKFKYETRSPMNLETIRLI is encoded by the coding sequence ATGGGAATCGAAGACGTTTTATCGGACCTGAAGGCGAAAATTCAGGATAAGCTGCCAAAAGGCATCACGATATCGGGCCTTGAGTTCGAAGGCCCCGAGCTGGTGATATACACCACTGACCCGAAGGCATTCGCGGACAACGGCGATATCATAAGATCGCTGGCCAAGGACCTGCGCATGCGCATTGTCGTCAGGCCGGACCCGAAAATGCTCGCGGAGCCCGAGGAGGCCATCAAGAAGATAGCAGAGATCGTGCCTCCCGAATCGGGTGTGACGAACCACTACTTTGACACCGAGACGGGCGAGGTCATCATCGAGGCGGAGAAGCCCGGCCTTGTCATAGGCAGGCACGGCTCCACGCTGCGCGAGATTACGAAGCACATAGGCTGGACGCCAAAAGTCGTGCGCACTCCTCCTATCGAGTCGACCACGGTCCGTGACATCAGGCAGTACTTGCGCAATGTAAAGGATGAGAGAAAGGCTATTTTACAGGTCATTGGGAGGAAGATCCACCGGCCCATCACGAGCAAGGAGCAGTGGATCCGCATTACCACCCTGGGCGGCTGCAAGGAAGTCGGTAGAAGCTCGTTTTTGCTGAGCACGCCTGAAACTCGCATACTGATAGATTGTGGGGTGAACACGGGCGCTGAGAGCAACGGCACTCCATACCTGTACGTCCCGGAGGTCAGCCCGCTCAGCAGCATCGACGCCGTCGTCCTCACGCACGCTCACCTCGACCATTCGGGAATGATACCCCTGCTATTCAAATACGGGTACGATGGGCCGGTGTACATGACGCCACCGACGCGAGACCTGATGGCGCTCCTTCAGCTCGACTATATCGAGGTGGCCAACCGCGAGGGCAAGAGGCCGCCCTACGACTCGGCGATGATACGGGAGACGCTGAAGCATACCATCACCTTGAACTATGGCGATGTCACGGATATCGCCCCGGATATAAGGCTGACCTTCTATAACTCGGGCCACATCCTGGGAAGCGCCATAGCGCATTTCCACATTGGGGAGGGGCTTTATAACGTGGCCTTCTCAGGGGACTTTAAGTATGAGAAGACGCGCCTGTTCGACCCGGCTGTGAACCAGTTCCCCAGGATTGAGACGATGGTCATGGAGGCAACCTATGGTGGCATGCACGACATACAGCCATCGCGGAGAGAGGCCGAGATGGAGATCCAGAACATCATAAAGAAGACTCTTCAGCGCGGCGGAAAAGTTCTCATCCCCACGTTTGCGGTGGGCCGTTCCCAGGAGGTCATGATCGTCCTGGAAGAGGCCATCAGGAAGGGCTTCATCGATAAGGTCCCCGTGTACCTGGACGGCATGATATGGGAGGCCACGGCAATCCATACCACATACCCGGAGTACCTCAACGTGGAGTTACAGGACATGATATTCCATAAGGGCCAGAACCCGTTCTTATCGCCGGCGTTCGTGCAGGTCGACTCGCCCCAGAAGCGCGAGGCCATCCTGGCGGACCCGTCGCCCTGTATCGTGCTCGCCACGTCGGGCATGATGAACGGAGGCCCGGTCATGGAGTACTTCAAGCAGTATGGTGCCGATAAGAAGAATACATTGATATTTGTCGGATACCAGGCCGAGGGCACCATGGGCCGCCGCATCCAGAAGGGCTGGACCGAGATACCCATATCCACCGAGGGCGGCAAGACCGAAGTAATGAAAGTAGAGATGGAGGTGGCCACCGTGGACGGCTTCTCGGGCCACTCGGACCGCAGGCAGCTCATGGAGTGGGTTAAGCGGATGGACCCGCGCCCCGAGCGCATCATAACGAATCATGGGGACGAGAACAAGTGCCTCGACCTCGCCAGCTCTATCTACAAGAAGTTCAAGTATGAGACCCGGTCTCCTATGAACCTTGAGACCATCCGGCTTATATAG
- the psmB gene encoding archaeal proteasome endopeptidase complex subunit beta produces the protein MDDKQYKGTTTVGIICNNGVVFATERRATMGTFIASRDAQKIYKLTDNIAMTIAGSVGDGQRLARILQVEAKLFELRRHGPMSINALSMLLSNILAETKYMPFYVQVLIGGVDKSGPRIYSLDPLGGRIEEVKFSSTGSGSPIAYGVLEDRYKPDISVEQGVELAAKALESAMKRDSASGNGMQFAVITHEKFEIFEREVSKQVCNS, from the coding sequence ATGGACGATAAGCAATATAAAGGCACTACTACTGTAGGCATAATATGCAATAACGGGGTCGTCTTCGCGACGGAGCGGAGGGCGACCATGGGGACATTCATAGCGAGCAGGGATGCCCAGAAGATATACAAGCTGACGGACAACATAGCGATGACAATAGCGGGCTCCGTTGGGGATGGCCAGAGGCTGGCCAGGATCCTGCAGGTCGAGGCTAAGCTCTTCGAGCTCAGGCGCCATGGCCCGATGTCGATAAACGCGCTATCCATGCTGCTATCGAACATCCTGGCCGAGACGAAGTACATGCCATTCTACGTACAGGTGCTCATAGGCGGGGTGGACAAGAGTGGCCCCAGGATATACTCGCTTGACCCGCTGGGGGGCAGGATAGAAGAGGTCAAGTTCAGCTCCACAGGCTCCGGCTCGCCCATAGCGTACGGCGTGCTTGAGGACCGCTACAAGCCCGACATTAGCGTAGAGCAGGGGGTAGAGCTGGCCGCCAAGGCCCTCGAGTCCGCGATGAAGAGGGACTCGGCATCGGGCAACGGCATGCAGTTCGCAGTTATCACTCATGAGAAGTTTGAGATATTCGAGCGCGAAGTGAGCAAGCAGGTCTGTAACTCTTGA
- a CDS encoding glycosyltransferase family 4 protein — protein MKIAYFVDEFPPFFRGGLGTYAMEITKEFIRRGNEVTVFSRNTGHDPTSDQWNGVAVHRPLLMDMSEVLPLISPGDVQQWDAGGQKFFMETLLYNLLSASKLVNSLCADGQKFDIVVSHDWLAFIAGIVAKSNLGLPLVVHYHSTEQGRTGSGSAAIKDIERLAAQKADLIITVSYAMRDELVKLGYAEQKIRVVYNGVDTNKYRPDLFSEEEIRAFREKIGVGESPMLFFVGRLTWVKGADTLTMAMREIVKAVPDAKLVIVGKGEQERMLKQIVSSNALEGNVLFNFSYVPEEERLKYYAACDVAVFPSKYEPFGIVSLEAMAMGKPVIVGASGTSGFREQVIPFGPNICGFHINPHDPGDVAKFAIMLLKDSELRKSMGANARRRVLESFTWDMAASNTLRVYEEAIEVYNKKRRALYDSVCKVPPPP, from the coding sequence TTGAAGATAGCATACTTTGTGGACGAGTTCCCGCCCTTCTTCAGGGGAGGCCTCGGGACGTACGCTATGGAAATAACTAAAGAGTTCATAAGGAGGGGAAATGAGGTCACCGTGTTTTCGAGGAACACGGGCCATGACCCTACGAGCGACCAGTGGAACGGGGTGGCGGTGCACAGGCCTCTCCTCATGGACATGTCCGAGGTGCTCCCCCTGATAAGCCCCGGCGACGTCCAGCAGTGGGACGCGGGCGGGCAAAAGTTTTTCATGGAGACGCTGCTGTATAACCTGCTCTCCGCTTCCAAGCTTGTGAACAGCCTCTGCGCCGATGGCCAGAAGTTTGACATCGTGGTTTCCCATGACTGGCTGGCCTTCATAGCGGGGATCGTCGCTAAAAGCAATCTCGGCCTGCCGCTGGTCGTGCACTATCACTCAACCGAGCAGGGCCGCACAGGCAGCGGCTCCGCGGCCATAAAAGACATAGAGCGCCTCGCCGCCCAGAAGGCCGACTTAATCATAACGGTCAGCTACGCCATGCGTGACGAGCTTGTGAAGCTGGGCTATGCGGAACAGAAGATACGGGTAGTATACAATGGTGTAGATACCAACAAGTATCGGCCAGACCTTTTCAGCGAGGAGGAGATAAGGGCTTTCAGGGAGAAGATAGGCGTGGGCGAGTCCCCGATGCTCTTCTTCGTGGGGCGGCTTACGTGGGTTAAGGGCGCCGACACGCTCACCATGGCCATGAGGGAGATTGTGAAGGCGGTGCCTGACGCAAAGCTGGTCATAGTCGGGAAGGGGGAGCAGGAGCGCATGCTGAAGCAGATAGTATCGTCTAACGCCCTTGAGGGTAACGTTTTGTTTAACTTTAGCTACGTGCCCGAGGAGGAGCGGCTGAAGTATTACGCCGCCTGCGACGTCGCGGTATTCCCCTCGAAGTACGAGCCCTTTGGCATCGTGAGCCTCGAGGCCATGGCCATGGGCAAGCCCGTCATCGTGGGCGCCAGCGGCACTTCTGGGTTTAGGGAGCAGGTCATACCCTTCGGCCCGAACATTTGCGGCTTCCACATCAACCCGCATGACCCCGGGGACGTGGCGAAGTTCGCCATCATGCTGCTCAAAGATTCTGAGCTTAGGAAGAGCATGGGCGCTAATGCCCGCCGTCGGGTGCTCGAAAGCTTCACCTGGGACATGGCTGCGAGCAACACGCTTCGTGTCTACGAGGAGGCGATAGAGGTATATAACAAGAAGCGGCGCGCCCTCTACGATAGCGTTTGTAAGGTGCCTCCCCCGCCATGA